One Ailuropoda melanoleuca isolate Jingjing chromosome 14, ASM200744v2, whole genome shotgun sequence DNA segment encodes these proteins:
- the BATF gene encoding basic leucine zipper transcriptional factor ATF-like, giving the protein MPHSSDSSDSSFSRSPPPGKQDSSDDVRKVQRREKNRIAAQKSRQRQTQKADTLHLESEDLEKQNAALRKEIKQLTEEMKYFTSVLSSHEPLCSVLAASTPSPPDVVYSAHAFHQPHVSSPRFQP; this is encoded by the exons ATGCCTCACAGCTCCGACAGCAGCGACTCCAGCTTCAGCCGCTCTCCTCCCCCCGGCAAACAG GACTCATCTGATGATGTGAGAAaagttcagagaagggagaaaaatcgCATTGCCGCCCAGAAGAGCCgacaaaggcagacacagaaAGCTGACACGCTGCACTTG GAGAGTGAAGATCTAGAGAAACAGAACGCGGCTCTGCGCAAGGAGATCAAGCAGCTCACAGAAGAGATGAAGTATTTCACGTCAGTGCTGAGCAGCCACGAGCCCCTGTGCTCGGTGCTGGCTGCCAGCACGCCCTCGCCCCCCGACGTGGTATACAGCGCCCACGCCTTCCACCAGCCTCACGTCAGCTCGCCTCGCTTCCAGCCCTGA